One Paraburkholderia dioscoreae DNA segment encodes these proteins:
- a CDS encoding ArsR family transcriptional regulator, with the protein MTTSSVGNSTFAVPDGTASIVPAPSDTVSNNHEVPGRPRAPSPTTHAKAAAAFSHQTFREGLGAPASLPDKAAPGIRTLDRLSRSTLPVKADSAHALAASGLNVSGSSLPFANRGARALQAGSTGQATPTSGTLPGASIEEFDRLNKNYDTQEGYLPRNSEANAAIAQKIEDGLQQEMTGYPPQVIQFQQRQTHLQGMLAELPDSERQFYGGVIATLSAAFQLETSNDKRYAIEQKLTGLENAVRDEANRVRNDPVDRVLSQFNPPMGVAYLNKEDRESVDRLDKLRDDFFDAENADEREEIFQEASGLKGILQERIAAEVDKRQRVKNAQWKEANGEVDRILDEAQKQTDPAKRYELLGRQLFQTTPGQDELKDKVVLAFTQRMHESRELRDKLDTWHDQVSGPLNAHSVGAAKRYTDILKDLPPVSGDYVRDLSDRYTAVLKDASYKDYSITPAARAEKLAGQVLEGIDRVLLGLTPLAPLADLLPSALPDNVRMGLDYGSAFLGILGGEVLGAAKEISLAGNAISGAARDAEAASMAGKGGSTSARDFVQAAGQGVVKAGEAESTLNPETRATERALAEKTLAETGPAVDFTSQLAHQSVASDLYGSLETYADPDVSIKDLRPADKSGIRLDAKGDRYIELRGKAYHVRYDKDYESWRVFKKGIDLKPQYSVRLNDLTQKWELNTDTPAAGGMSKIDDKVRSQIIRLLNEGELTRGGIARKLGISPTPVAKVAREENIALLAADSLRRLPLTPATRQEVIDLLKQGQLSRTQIAKQFDIARSTVNKIAKDNQIPPKGSYRSSVSRDIRHEAVVLLKKGELSCSQIGKQLGIATATVLNIARKDNIPISAAASLRALKITPGTRQEIIRLLEDGAMTQRAIANQVGVATETVRNIAAREGIRAPVPRNLTPGQIDQVFALKDQGKPTREIASIVKLSERKVRDIFANYNANTYKRSWWNTTPENRTSAIQQLDAGTSPKDVARNLDLPLETVRGIANQHRMARDSLAGELLAEGKSADEVARSLGMSSSYTKGLARRIPEGSHDIRFTAKDREAAMDMFEKGYTREDVATKLGISPWKSRSLANEFRKKTMDSLTPQQLDDILRALDSWNYSFTTGDLAQATHLPENTITVVEQEYAGGFFISRPRSPQAGPSRADLPSPTHHQEWVPPLSEDEEIQAMRAMDEGLSLKDAAARINQPYAAIARLYEEDLPLVAPRDDLIEAPPTEHPQPATTAFSEEDKVEIRNLAQRDGLSASFIANLFNAPLEDIQRVLSAHS; encoded by the coding sequence ATGACGACATCATCAGTGGGCAACTCGACGTTCGCGGTTCCGGATGGTACGGCTTCAATCGTTCCAGCGCCCTCGGACACAGTATCGAACAATCACGAAGTGCCGGGCCGTCCACGAGCCCCTTCTCCAACTACTCATGCAAAAGCCGCCGCCGCATTCTCGCATCAGACTTTCCGCGAAGGGCTTGGGGCACCGGCCTCTTTGCCGGACAAGGCGGCGCCGGGCATTCGTACCCTGGATCGTCTATCGCGTTCGACTCTTCCTGTAAAGGCCGATTCCGCGCATGCACTCGCCGCATCGGGACTGAACGTCAGCGGCTCCAGCCTCCCGTTTGCAAACAGAGGCGCGAGAGCGTTACAGGCTGGGTCCACTGGCCAGGCCACGCCAACCTCCGGCACACTGCCAGGCGCGAGCATCGAAGAGTTCGACCGGCTGAACAAGAACTACGACACCCAGGAGGGCTACCTCCCCCGCAATAGCGAGGCCAACGCCGCGATTGCACAAAAAATCGAAGATGGCCTCCAGCAGGAAATGACCGGCTATCCCCCTCAGGTGATCCAGTTCCAGCAACGACAAACGCATCTGCAAGGCATGCTCGCCGAACTGCCCGACAGTGAGCGGCAGTTTTACGGCGGTGTGATTGCGACATTAAGCGCGGCTTTTCAGTTGGAAACCAGCAACGACAAACGCTACGCGATCGAACAGAAATTGACCGGACTGGAGAACGCCGTTCGTGACGAAGCGAACCGCGTGCGCAACGATCCTGTCGACCGTGTATTGAGCCAGTTCAACCCGCCTATGGGAGTGGCCTATCTGAACAAGGAAGATCGGGAAAGCGTCGACCGCCTCGATAAATTGCGCGACGACTTCTTCGACGCAGAGAATGCCGACGAACGGGAAGAGATATTCCAGGAGGCCAGTGGACTCAAGGGGATATTGCAGGAACGAATCGCTGCCGAAGTCGACAAACGCCAGAGGGTGAAAAACGCCCAGTGGAAAGAAGCCAATGGTGAGGTCGATCGCATCCTCGATGAAGCGCAGAAGCAGACCGACCCGGCAAAACGCTACGAACTGCTGGGCCGTCAACTCTTTCAGACCACCCCTGGACAGGACGAGTTGAAGGACAAGGTCGTTCTGGCCTTCACCCAGCGCATGCATGAATCGCGCGAACTGCGCGACAAGCTCGACACCTGGCATGATCAGGTCAGCGGCCCGCTCAATGCTCACTCCGTGGGCGCTGCCAAAAGATATACGGACATTCTCAAGGATCTTCCGCCGGTTAGCGGCGACTACGTGCGCGATCTCAGCGACCGCTACACCGCAGTCCTTAAGGACGCCAGCTACAAGGACTACTCCATCACGCCGGCCGCTCGTGCGGAAAAACTCGCCGGACAGGTGCTGGAAGGCATCGACCGCGTGCTTCTGGGTCTGACGCCTTTGGCTCCGCTCGCCGACCTCCTGCCTTCCGCACTACCGGACAATGTCCGCATGGGTCTCGATTATGGCTCGGCGTTTCTAGGCATTCTGGGTGGAGAAGTCCTGGGTGCTGCCAAAGAGATCAGTCTTGCAGGCAATGCCATTTCCGGGGCGGCCAGAGACGCCGAAGCTGCCAGCATGGCCGGCAAAGGCGGCAGCACATCGGCCCGAGACTTCGTTCAGGCTGCGGGGCAAGGCGTCGTCAAAGCGGGCGAGGCGGAGTCCACCTTGAACCCCGAAACACGCGCCACCGAGCGAGCACTCGCGGAAAAGACACTCGCCGAAACGGGCCCCGCGGTCGATTTCACCAGCCAGCTCGCGCATCAAAGCGTGGCCAGCGACCTGTATGGGTCGCTTGAGACCTATGCCGATCCGGACGTTTCGATCAAAGATCTGCGGCCGGCAGACAAGTCGGGCATCCGCCTCGATGCCAAAGGCGACAGGTATATAGAACTGCGCGGCAAGGCTTATCACGTTCGTTACGACAAAGACTACGAAAGCTGGCGAGTGTTCAAAAAAGGCATCGATCTGAAACCCCAGTATTCCGTCCGTCTGAATGACTTGACCCAAAAGTGGGAACTCAATACTGATACACCCGCGGCTGGCGGAATGTCGAAAATCGACGACAAAGTGCGGAGCCAAATTATCCGGCTTCTGAATGAGGGAGAACTGACGAGGGGCGGGATAGCCAGGAAATTGGGCATCAGTCCTACGCCGGTAGCAAAAGTCGCGAGAGAGGAAAATATCGCGTTGTTGGCGGCTGATTCTCTGCGCAGATTGCCACTCACGCCAGCGACGCGGCAGGAAGTTATCGATCTGTTAAAGCAGGGGCAACTGTCGCGTACGCAGATTGCCAAGCAATTCGACATAGCGCGTAGCACGGTGAACAAGATCGCCAAGGACAACCAGATCCCTCCCAAGGGTAGCTACCGCTCGTCAGTCAGTCGGGATATCCGGCACGAGGCGGTCGTGTTGTTAAAGAAGGGGGAGCTGTCCTGCTCACAAATAGGAAAGCAACTTGGCATAGCTACTGCGACAGTGCTCAATATCGCCAGGAAAGACAACATCCCTATTTCGGCCGCCGCTTCGCTTCGCGCGCTAAAAATCACGCCGGGAACGCGCCAGGAAATCATCAGACTGCTAGAGGACGGTGCCATGACACAACGCGCGATAGCCAATCAGGTCGGCGTAGCCACAGAAACCGTGCGTAACATCGCCGCGCGGGAAGGCATACGTGCGCCCGTACCCAGAAACCTCACGCCCGGCCAGATAGATCAGGTATTTGCCTTGAAAGACCAAGGGAAACCGACTCGCGAAATCGCCAGCATAGTCAAACTCTCTGAGAGGAAAGTTCGGGACATTTTCGCAAACTACAACGCCAATACCTACAAAAGGTCGTGGTGGAATACGACGCCGGAAAATCGGACCTCGGCTATTCAGCAGCTGGATGCAGGCACTTCCCCTAAAGACGTTGCCAGGAATCTGGATCTCCCGCTGGAAACCGTGCGGGGGATTGCCAATCAGCACCGCATGGCGAGAGACTCATTGGCCGGCGAGCTGCTGGCCGAAGGAAAATCAGCCGACGAGGTAGCTCGCTCGCTAGGCATGTCTTCCAGCTACACGAAAGGTCTGGCCCGACGTATCCCGGAAGGCAGCCACGACATCCGCTTCACCGCCAAAGATCGGGAGGCGGCCATGGATATGTTCGAGAAGGGTTACACCCGAGAGGACGTCGCCACGAAACTCGGTATCTCGCCGTGGAAATCCCGTAGTCTTGCTAACGAATTCCGCAAGAAAACCATGGATTCCTTGACGCCGCAACAACTTGACGACATCCTTCGGGCGCTTGACAGTTGGAATTACAGCTTCACCACCGGCGATCTGGCTCAAGCGACTCATTTGCCGGAGAATACGATAACGGTCGTCGAGCAGGAATATGCGGGCGGCTTCTTTATTTCGCGCCCGCGATCTCCCCAAGCTGGGCCCTCCCGGGCCGATTTGCCCTCGCCAACTCATCATCAGGAATGGGTTCCGCCGCTTTCGGAAGACGAGGAAATTCAGGCCATGCGTGCGATGGACGAAGGCCTCAGTCTGAAGGACGCCGCCGCTCGGATCAATCAGCCTTATGCGGCCATTGCGCGACTGTATGAAGAGGATTTACCGCTTGTCGCACCGAGGGACGATCTCATCGAGGCTCCGCCGACGGAACATCCGCAACCGGCAACGACCGCGTTCAGCGAAGAGGACAAGGTCGAAATCCGAAATCTTGCACAACGCGATGGTCTGAGCGCATCATTCATCGCCAACCTGTTCAATGCGCCGCTGGAGGACATTCAACGGGTCTTGAGCGCGCATTCCTGA
- the phnX gene encoding phosphonoacetaldehyde hydrolase: MKHVKAVIFDWAGTVVDYGSLAPMGAFVETFGQFGVPITIDEARGPMGMAKRPHIAALMALPRVAQAWADKYGHTPDEADIDAVYDVFVPKNIAVAASYSSVIPGVAEVASALRGDDIRIGTTTGYTREIMAEIVPGAAAQGFSPDSIVCTGDTPEGRPSPYMIYRTLPELGVWRAKEAIKVDDTEVGIEEGINGGTWTVGVAVSGNAFGMAEYDVKALAPDEFAWRRNAAIQKLQAAGAHYVIDSVADLMPVVYDIEARLARGERP; encoded by the coding sequence ATGAAACACGTGAAAGCGGTGATTTTCGATTGGGCCGGCACCGTGGTCGATTACGGTTCGTTGGCGCCGATGGGCGCCTTTGTGGAGACATTCGGGCAGTTCGGCGTGCCCATCACGATCGACGAAGCACGCGGCCCGATGGGCATGGCCAAGCGCCCGCATATCGCGGCGCTGATGGCGCTGCCCCGCGTCGCGCAGGCATGGGCCGACAAGTACGGGCACACGCCCGATGAAGCGGATATCGACGCCGTGTACGACGTGTTCGTGCCGAAGAACATCGCGGTCGCGGCGAGCTATAGCTCGGTGATTCCAGGCGTGGCCGAGGTGGCGAGCGCGCTGCGCGGCGACGATATCCGGATCGGCACGACCACCGGCTATACGCGCGAGATCATGGCCGAGATCGTGCCGGGCGCGGCGGCGCAGGGGTTTTCACCGGACAGTATCGTGTGCACCGGCGATACGCCGGAAGGGCGGCCGTCGCCGTACATGATCTACAGGACATTGCCGGAGTTGGGCGTCTGGCGCGCGAAGGAAGCGATCAAGGTCGACGACACCGAGGTCGGCATTGAAGAGGGAATCAATGGCGGCACGTGGACGGTCGGAGTCGCGGTGAGCGGCAATGCGTTCGGCATGGCCGAATACGACGTCAAGGCTTTAGCGCCGGATGAATTCGCATGGCGTCGCAACGCCGCGATCCAGAAGCTCCAGGCGGCGGGCGCGCATTATGTGATCGACAGCGTCGCGGATCTGATGCCGGTGGTCTACGACATCGAGGCGAGGTTGGCGCGCGGCGAGCGGCCATGA
- a CDS encoding 2-aminoethylphosphonate--pyruvate transaminase, with protein sequence MDSVTDRSRAVSAAGSAVLTCAKPPGGEPYLLTPGPLTTALSTKEAMLRDWGSWDGDFRAMTALLRSSLLEIAGDTAGEYDCVPLQGSGSYCVEAMLGSLIPRDARALVLANGAYGKRIATTLGYLGRACTVLDKGDYLPPRGAEIERMLDADSRITHVVAVHCETSSGILNPLEEIAAATAKKGRKLLIDSMSAFGAVPLDVREIACEAFVSSANKCIEGVPGFGFVIARKRALQEAKGRSHSLALDVYDQWDVMNRTGQWRFTPPTHTVAAFIEALRLHKLEGGQAGRLARYANNRDVLVAGMRELGFEPLLNARWRSPIIVTFFAPAHPSFRFETFYELMKQQGFIIYPGKLTVVDSFRIGCIGQVDEHVMRRVVEACASSLRTMNVAHAAPPAAALEERKTLAEAA encoded by the coding sequence ATGGACAGCGTGACCGACCGTTCCCGAGCCGTGAGCGCCGCAGGATCCGCCGTGCTCACGTGCGCGAAGCCGCCTGGGGGCGAGCCGTATCTGCTGACGCCTGGACCGCTCACCACGGCACTCTCGACCAAAGAGGCGATGCTGCGCGACTGGGGCTCGTGGGACGGCGATTTTCGCGCGATGACCGCGCTGCTGCGCAGCAGTCTGCTGGAAATCGCCGGCGACACGGCGGGCGAATACGACTGCGTGCCGCTGCAAGGCAGCGGCAGCTATTGCGTCGAAGCAATGCTAGGCAGCCTGATTCCGCGCGACGCTCGCGCGCTCGTGCTCGCCAACGGAGCATACGGCAAGCGCATCGCGACCACGCTCGGCTATCTCGGCCGCGCCTGCACGGTGCTGGACAAGGGCGATTATTTGCCGCCGCGCGGTGCTGAAATAGAACGCATGCTGGACGCCGATTCGCGCATTACGCATGTGGTCGCCGTGCATTGCGAAACCAGTTCGGGCATTCTCAATCCGCTCGAAGAGATCGCCGCCGCCACCGCGAAGAAAGGCCGCAAGCTGCTGATCGATTCGATGAGCGCCTTCGGTGCGGTGCCGCTCGACGTGCGTGAGATTGCCTGCGAGGCTTTCGTGTCGTCGGCGAATAAATGTATCGAGGGTGTGCCCGGTTTCGGCTTCGTGATCGCGCGCAAGCGTGCGTTGCAGGAAGCGAAGGGCCGCAGTCACTCGCTCGCGCTCGACGTCTACGATCAATGGGACGTGATGAATCGCACCGGCCAGTGGCGCTTCACGCCGCCCACGCATACGGTGGCCGCGTTTATCGAAGCGCTGCGTCTGCATAAGCTCGAAGGCGGACAGGCCGGGCGCCTCGCGCGTTACGCGAACAATCGCGACGTGCTCGTGGCCGGCATGCGCGAACTCGGCTTCGAGCCGTTGCTGAATGCACGCTGGCGCTCGCCGATCATCGTGACTTTTTTTGCGCCCGCGCATCCATCGTTCAGGTTCGAAACCTTCTATGAATTGATGAAGCAGCAGGGCTTCATCATCTATCCAGGCAAGTTGACGGTGGTGGACAGCTTCCGTATCGGCTGCATCGGGCAGGTGGACGAGCACGTGATGCGCCGCGTGGTGGAGGCGTGCGCCAGCTCGCTGCGCACGATGAACGTCGCGCATGCCGCGCCGCCCGCCGCGGCGCTCGAAGAGCGCAAGACGTTGGCCGAGGCGGCCTGA
- a CDS encoding LysR substrate-binding domain-containing protein, protein MQYAQLRAFHAVAEHGGFSKAAQALSLTQPAVSDHVRRLEQDYGVKLFERGPRGVETTELGLRLFSVTRQMLSCERDARQLLESAGGLESGSLSLVADAPDLAVALIGAFRKLHPGIVVTLSIANAADCMQRVLSSAVDAAITAAPQVHSRLEARVLRRDPLVAMVPASYPVAKKRKLSYAELVQQPMIFREAQSVTQQLLEIELVRESLQVEPVMYVDGREALEEAVAQGMGVGVIARAEFNESRRIRMIPLQDCRVQMIESLTRLAERPGSNLLDALFAVELTKPAPATSAR, encoded by the coding sequence GTGCAATACGCGCAATTGCGAGCGTTTCATGCGGTCGCGGAACATGGCGGGTTTTCCAAGGCGGCGCAGGCGCTTTCGCTCACCCAGCCGGCCGTGTCGGATCACGTGCGGCGGCTGGAACAGGATTACGGCGTCAAACTGTTCGAGCGCGGGCCGCGCGGCGTCGAGACCACGGAACTCGGTCTGCGTCTTTTCAGCGTGACGCGGCAGATGCTCAGTTGCGAGCGCGACGCGCGGCAACTGCTCGAATCGGCGGGCGGCCTCGAATCCGGCTCGCTCTCGCTGGTGGCGGACGCGCCCGATCTGGCGGTCGCGCTGATCGGCGCGTTTCGCAAGCTGCACCCCGGGATCGTCGTGACGCTGTCCATCGCCAACGCCGCGGATTGCATGCAGCGCGTGCTATCGAGCGCCGTGGACGCGGCCATTACCGCCGCGCCGCAAGTGCATAGCCGGCTGGAAGCGCGCGTGTTGCGGCGCGATCCGCTGGTGGCAATGGTGCCGGCGAGCTACCCGGTGGCGAAGAAACGCAAGCTGAGCTACGCGGAACTGGTACAGCAGCCGATGATTTTCCGCGAGGCGCAATCCGTCACGCAGCAGTTGCTCGAGATCGAACTGGTGCGTGAATCGCTGCAAGTGGAACCGGTGATGTACGTGGACGGCCGCGAGGCGCTCGAAGAAGCGGTCGCGCAAGGCATGGGCGTGGGGGTGATTGCACGCGCCGAATTCAACGAATCGCGGCGGATCAGAATGATTCCGTTGCAGGACTGTCGGGTGCAGATGATCGAATCGCTGACGCGGCTCGCCGAGCGGCCCGGATCGAATCTGCTGGACGCGTTGTTTGCGGTGGAGTTGACGAAGCCGGCGCCGGCCACCTCCGCTCGATAA